A genomic window from Purpureocillium takamizusanense chromosome 2, complete sequence includes:
- a CDS encoding uncharacterized protein (COG:C~EggNog:ENOG503NXN6): MCRPEERMALFGSTVRGFLPTIRCIVHRQGLTPKLSTSMESSSSVMAPLFANQSCDPFQPRSSPCTLGNYVRYAVDARTPQHVAETLAFAARHRIRLVVRNTGHDYNGRSTGAGALAVWTHHMKDRAVIDWADEHYVGKALRVGAGVQGFEALTEAHSKGLVVVTGECPTVGLAGGYTQGGGHSALSTVHGLAADNVLSFEVVTASGEHVVASRAEHSDLYWALSGGGGGNYGVVVSMTVRTHPDAKVSGASFAITTTDNTSSLYDAVDVFHEALPGMVDAGAMVIYYFGQGFLQMPALTFFNKSTDETEKILRPFIDAVSAKGFTVKPNYTEFGSYFDHYSHYWGPLPAGNIQVGTQLFGGRLIPRHDLTRFSPTARDLVSMGVTFIGVGLDVSRFGRDKVAAVLPQWRQTLVHASLTLPWSFERPFADMVAEQDRMTREVQPVIEAATPGAGAYMNEADFQQPDFQETFFGANYDGLLRIKKKYDPHGLFYATVGVGSEEWTVKKDGRLCRAH; the protein is encoded by the coding sequence ATGTGCCGTCCTGAAGAACGCATGGCTCTATTCGGCAGTACAGTGAGAGGCTTTCTCCCCACAATAAGATGTATTGTTCATCGTCAGGGACTGACACCCAAGCTTTCCACCAGCATGGAATCTTCGTCCTCCGTCATGGCACCGCTATTCGCCAACCAGAGCTGCGACCCCTTCCAGCCGCGGTCCTCTCCTTGCACGCTGGGCAACTACGTGCGCTATGCCGTCGATGCGCGCACGCCGCAACACGTTGCTGAGACgctggcctttgccgcccgccatcgcatccgcctcgtcgtgcgcAACACGGGCCACGACTACAACGGCCGCTCGACCGGCGCGGGAGCCCTAGCCGTCTGGACGCATCACATGAAGGAccgcgccgtcatcgactgGGCAGACGAGCACTACGTCGGCAaggcgctgcgcgtcggAGCCGGCGTCCAGGGTTTCGAGGCGCTCACCGAGGCGCACAGCAAAGGGCTTGTGGTTGTGACGGGCGAGTGTCCCACCGTCGGGCTGGCCGGAGGGTATACGCAGGGAGGTGGGCATTCCGCGCTCAGCACCGTCCATGGTCTTGCCGCGGATAATGTTCTTTCGTTTGAGGTTGTGACAGCGTCGGGGGAGCACGTTGTGGCTTCGAGGGCCGAGCACTCGGACCTATACTGGGCATTgagcggcgggggaggcggcaaCTATGGCGTCGTGGTATCCATGACGGTTCGCACACACCCTGATGCTAAAGTCAGTGGCGCTAGCTTCGCCATCACGACTACGGACAACACGTCGAGCCTCtacgacgccgtcgatgtgTTTCACGAGGCACTTCCTGGCATGGTGGACGCGGGGGCCATGGTCATCTACTACTTTGGCCAAGGCTTCCTGCAAATGCCCGCTTTGACCTTCTTCAACAAGAGCACCGACGAAACCGAAAAGATCCTCAGGCCattcatcgacgccgtctccgcGAAAGGCTTCACCGTGAAGCCCAACTACACCGAGTTCGGGAGCTACTTCGACCACTATAGCCACTACTGGGGTCCCCTACCCGCAGGAAACATCCAAGTCGGCACCCAGCTGTTTGGCGGGCGTCTGATACCGCGACACGACCTAACCCGCTTCTCCCCCACCGCCCGCGACCTGGTATCCATGGGCGTCACTTtcatcggcgtcgggctgGACGTGTCGCGCTTCGGCAGGGACAAGGTCGCAGCGGTTCTCCCGCAATGGCGCCAGACCCTGGTCCACGCGTCGCTGACTCTCCCGTGGAGCTTCGAGCGCCCCTTTGCGGACATGGTCGCGGAGCAGGACCGCATGACGCGCGAGGTGCAACCCGtcatcgaggcggcgacgcccggtGCGGGAGCGTACATGAACGAGGCTGACTTTCAGCAGCCCGACTTTCAAGAGACCTTCTTCGGTGCCAACTACGATGGGCTGCTGCGGATAAAGAAGAAGTACGACCCGCATGGCCTGTTCTATGCGACGGTGGGCGTGGGCAGCGAGGAGTGGACGGTGAAGAAGGATGGGCGTCTGTGCCGCGCTCACTAA
- a CDS encoding uncharacterized protein (COG:C~EggNog:ENOG503NXN6), protein MESSSSVMAPLFANQSCDPFQPRSSPCTLGNYVRYAVDARTPQHVAETLAFAARHRIRLVVRNTGHDYNGRSTGAGALAVWTHHMKDRAVIDWADEHYVGKALRVGAGVQGFEALTEAHSKGLVVVTGECPTVGLAGGYTQGGGHSALSTVHGLAADNVLSFEVVTASGEHVVASRAEHSDLYWALSGGGGGNYGVVVSMTVRTHPDAKVSGASFAITTTDNTSSLYDAVDVFHEALPGMVDAGAMVIYYFGQGFLQMPALTFFNKSTDETEKILRPFIDAVSAKGFTVKPNYTEFGSYFDHYSHYWGPLPAGNIQVGTQLFGGRLIPRHDLTRFSPTARDLVSMGVTFIGVGLDVSRFGRDKVAAVLPQWRQTLVHASLTLPWSFERPFADMVAEQDRMTREVQPVIEAATPGAGAYMNEADFQQPDFQETFFGANYDGLLRIKKKYDPHGLFYATVGVGSEEWTVKKDGRLCRAH, encoded by the coding sequence ATGGAATCTTCGTCCTCCGTCATGGCACCGCTATTCGCCAACCAGAGCTGCGACCCCTTCCAGCCGCGGTCCTCTCCTTGCACGCTGGGCAACTACGTGCGCTATGCCGTCGATGCGCGCACGCCGCAACACGTTGCTGAGACgctggcctttgccgcccgccatcgcatccgcctcgtcgtgcgcAACACGGGCCACGACTACAACGGCCGCTCGACCGGCGCGGGAGCCCTAGCCGTCTGGACGCATCACATGAAGGAccgcgccgtcatcgactgGGCAGACGAGCACTACGTCGGCAaggcgctgcgcgtcggAGCCGGCGTCCAGGGTTTCGAGGCGCTCACCGAGGCGCACAGCAAAGGGCTTGTGGTTGTGACGGGCGAGTGTCCCACCGTCGGGCTGGCCGGAGGGTATACGCAGGGAGGTGGGCATTCCGCGCTCAGCACCGTCCATGGTCTTGCCGCGGATAATGTTCTTTCGTTTGAGGTTGTGACAGCGTCGGGGGAGCACGTTGTGGCTTCGAGGGCCGAGCACTCGGACCTATACTGGGCATTgagcggcgggggaggcggcaaCTATGGCGTCGTGGTATCCATGACGGTTCGCACACACCCTGATGCTAAAGTCAGTGGCGCTAGCTTCGCCATCACGACTACGGACAACACGTCGAGCCTCtacgacgccgtcgatgtgTTTCACGAGGCACTTCCTGGCATGGTGGACGCGGGGGCCATGGTCATCTACTACTTTGGCCAAGGCTTCCTGCAAATGCCCGCTTTGACCTTCTTCAACAAGAGCACCGACGAAACCGAAAAGATCCTCAGGCCattcatcgacgccgtctccgcGAAAGGCTTCACCGTGAAGCCCAACTACACCGAGTTCGGGAGCTACTTCGACCACTATAGCCACTACTGGGGTCCCCTACCCGCAGGAAACATCCAAGTCGGCACCCAGCTGTTTGGCGGGCGTCTGATACCGCGACACGACCTAACCCGCTTCTCCCCCACCGCCCGCGACCTGGTATCCATGGGCGTCACTTtcatcggcgtcgggctgGACGTGTCGCGCTTCGGCAGGGACAAGGTCGCAGCGGTTCTCCCGCAATGGCGCCAGACCCTGGTCCACGCGTCGCTGACTCTCCCGTGGAGCTTCGAGCGCCCCTTTGCGGACATGGTCGCGGAGCAGGACCGCATGACGCGCGAGGTGCAACCCGtcatcgaggcggcgacgcccggtGCGGGAGCGTACATGAACGAGGCTGACTTTCAGCAGCCCGACTTTCAAGAGACCTTCTTCGGTGCCAACTACGATGGGCTGCTGCGGATAAAGAAGAAGTACGACCCGCATGGCCTGTTCTATGCGACGGTGGGCGTGGGCAGCGAGGAGTGGACGGTGAAGAAGGATGGGCGTCTGTGCCGCGCTCACTAA
- a CDS encoding Microsomal epoxide hydrolase (COG:S~MEROPS:MER0000432~EggNog:ENOG503NUFK) gives MSHQVRPFKVSVPDEAIDAVRSKLREASFPDEVDFSDDWEYGASLRDVKRLARHWAEGFDWRAQEAKLNTLPHFKTDIFVDGFGALDIHFVHQTSSKPGSIPLLFCHGWPGSFIEVTKVLRLLTEPEDGPSFHVVAPSLPNFGFSQAPSKRGFGIAQYAECAHRLMLRLGYDKYVTQGGDWGYFITRMMGVLYPDHCLASHINFLCVKPTVPRGFWLGLQHAVLRWWSPAQKAGIERTRWYLREGSGYMVLQSTKPSTIGLALADSPVALLAWLWEKLHDWTDAYPWTDDEILTWVSLYQFSTAGPAASVRIYYEATHSQREATRKCIEYVPHVPLGISYFPRDLFALPKTWGWSSGPVVFEAVHERGGHFASYECPEQLTEDLRSMFGSKGGANAVTRRFEAIKEDGE, from the exons ATGTCGCATCAAGTCCGGCCGTTCAAGGTCTCGGtccccgacgaggccatcgacgccgtcaggTCCAAGCTTAGGGAAGCATCCTTCCCGGATGAAGTCGACTTCTCCGACGACTGGGAGTACGGCGCCTCGCTGCGCGACGTGAAGCGGCTGGCAAGGCACTGGGCCGAGGGCTTCGATTGGCGCGCGCAAGAGGCCAAGCTCAACACGCTGCCGCATTTCAAGACGGACATTttcgtcgacggcttcgGCGCGCTCGACATTCACTTTGTGCATCAGACGAGCAGCAAGCCGGGGAGCATCCCGCTGTTGTTCTGCCACGGCT GGCCCGGCAGCTTCATCGAGGTGACCAaggtgctgcggctgctcaCCGAGCCCGAGGACGGGCCGTCGTTTCACGTCGTGGCGCCCTCACTGCCCAACTTTGGCTTCTCCCAGGCGCCGTCCAAGCGTGGCTTCGGCATCGCGCAGTATGCCGAATGTGCGCACAGGCTGATGCTACGGCTAGGCTACGACAAGTACG TcacgcagggcggcgactggggcTACTTCATCACGCGCATGATGGGCGTCCTCTACCCGGACCACTGCCTCGCATCGCACATCAACTTTCTATGCGTGAAGCCGACGGTGCCCCGCGGCTTCTGGCTCGGCCTGCAGCACGCGGTGCTTCGATGGTGGTCGCCGGCGCAAAAAGCCGGCATCGAGCGCACGAGGTGGTACCTCCGCGAAGGCTCGGGCTACATGGTGCTGCAGAGcacgaagccgtcgacgataggtctcgcgctcgccgactcgcccgtcgcgctgctAGCCTGGTTGTGGGAGAAGTTGCACGACTGGACGGACGCGTACCCCtggaccgacgacgagatccTCACCTGGGTGTCGCTGTACCAGTTCTCGACGGcagggcccgccgccagcgtgcGCATCTACTACGAGGCGACGCATTCGCAGCGGGAAGCCACGCGCAAGTGCATTGAATACGTGCCGCACGTGCCGCTGGGCATCTCGTACTTTCCGCGGGACCTCTTTGCGCTGCCCAAGACGTGGGGGTGGTCGTCGGGGCCTGTCGTCTTTGAGGCGGTGCATGAGCGTGGCGGCCACTTTGCGTCGTACGAGTGTCCGGAGCAGCTCACCGAGGATCTGAGGTCCATGTTTGGCTCAAAGGGAGGGGCGAATGCGGTGACGAGGAGGTTtgaggccatcaaggaggATGGCGAGTAA
- a CDS encoding uncharacterized protein (SECRETED:SignalP(1-18~SECRETED:cutsite=ALA-MG~SECRETED:prob=0.3548)), whose amino-acid sequence MKFSSAVTIAALAGGALAMGSEGAKPMDNNMARENGMPATDSKYDSKGMLDLMMKAGAGEPTEGHEKRQLDILTKLLGVINKRMEMTDMEKRQQGGLGGLMKRQGKPDGIGGAGTGGGISGDNLSGGAGNVGKDSAAGAGGGIINGQPSGGAGTIHFGHHRDDEDWKVKRNTASRPMTGATHGDS is encoded by the coding sequence ATGAAGTTCAGCAGTGCTGTtaccatcgccgccctggccggcggtgCCCTCGCTATGGGGAGCGAGGGTGCCAAGCCCATGGACAACAATATGGCCAGGGAGAACGGCATGCCCGCCACAGACAGCAAGTACGACTCTAAGGGCATGCTTGACCTCATGATGAAGGCCGGCGCGGGTGAGCCCACGGAGGGGCACGAGAAGCGACAGCTAGACATCCTCACCAAGCTCCTGGGCGTCATCAACAAGCGCATGGAGATGACCGACATGGAGAAGCGCCAGCAGGGCGGACTTGGCGGCCTGATGAAGCGACAGGGCAAGCCCGACGGCATTGGCGGTGCCGGTACCGGCGGTGGTATCTCCGGCGACAACCTttctggcggcgcgggcaatGTCGGCAAAGACTCTGCCgccggagctggcggcggcatcatcaacggccAGCCCTCCGGCGGTGCTGGCACAATCCATTTCGGTCATCATCGTGACGACGAAGACTGGAAGGTCAAGCGCAACACTGCCTCCCGGCCCATGACTGGAGCGACACATGGAGATAGTTAA
- a CDS encoding uncharacterized protein (CAZy:AA1~EggNog:ENOG503P17W~COG:Q), producing the protein MRQSGKPPAPARAGRLLLLVFLGGLVAVSTSVFLVYAFSSRVVSLAVEHDEAGARPPSTPASGDAKPARVDDGFTLHPEDHVYREAKTIYLDWNITQGLRAPDGVVKTVYLINGQFPGPLVEARSGDELVVNVHNHVDRASAEEGVAVHWHGLTMKGANDMDGVVALTQCAIPASANLTYRFHIDDSQSGTYWYHAHSGVQRADGLFGGLVVHKPANTKDARNELATHSYDAEQLLLVGDWYHRSAVDVLEWFEDPNHYMYEPAPDSMLINGRGSYNCSMAVKAWPVNCSSVAMPETVLRDRRVRLRVVNTGVSAGITLSLSEGSMQVITVDGGHAVANDTHAARSIGVLYPGERMDVIVQQASGTTARARSEQGAKLIVTLDKENMNLHNFALTPEQEFPLSWTSPSVPERRHEEGVAASELNLNDLRGAPLGSSPTGLAEPAETAVLYSAMTIRGANHNRPVATVNHTSWVVSEPHKPPLLALDRAQWVDAIKQPTSAQKLKVPWIKETGEERWMELVLNNYDDKGHPFHLVSFPAPAPPFGPRLIISQHGYSFYVVRSQTATMGLNRGYNPFDKQQAEAVAAEVDTKTPLRKDTVYVPSMGYVVLRFALDNNGLWLLHCHVLWHQAVGMGIVLQVGDIDAGAKQRAGQRCLA; encoded by the exons ATGAGACAATCGGgcaagccgccggcgccggcgcgggccgggaggcttctgctgctggtgtttCTCGGTGGGCTGGTGGCCGTCTCCACGTCCGTCTTTCTCGTCTATGCCTTTTCGTCGCGCGTTGTGAGCCTTGCGGTGGAACATGACGAAGCCGGAGCGCGACCACCGAGCACGCctgccagcggcgacgcaaAGCCCGCGCGTGTCGACGATGGGTTCACTCTTCACCCCGAAGACCACGTCTATCGCGAGGCCAAGACAATCTACCTGGATTGGAACATCACCCAGGGGCTGCGTGCGCctgacggcgtcgtcaagaCTGTGTACCTGATCAACg GGCAATTCCCGGGCCCGCTGGTTGAGGCGAGGTCGGGCGACGAACTGGTCGTCAACGTCCATAACCATGTCGACCGTGCGAGCGCCGAAGAAGGCGTCGCCGTGCATTGGCACGGACTGACCATGAAGG GCGCCAACGACATGGACGGCGTGGTGGCGCTCACTCAGTGTGCCATTCCGGCCTCTGCCAACCTCACCTACCGCTTCCACATCGACGACTCTCAATCAGGGACCTATTG GTACCACGCCCACTCCGGCGTGCAACGCGCTGACGGGCTTTTTGGCGGCTTGGTGGTGCACAAGCCTGCTAATACGAAAGACGCCCGCAACGAGCTGGCAACGCACTCGTATGATGCGGAGCAGCTTCTCCTGGTCGGTGATTGGTATCACCGCTCAGCCGTAGACGTCCTGGAGTGGTTCGAGGATCCGAACCATTACATGTATGAG CCCGCTCCAGACTCCATGCTAATCAATGGACGGGGATCATACAACTGTTCCATGGCGGTCAAAGCGTGGCCCGTCAACTGCAGCTCTGTGGCCATGCCGGAGACGGTGCTGCGGGACCGACGCGTGAGACTGAGGGTTGTGAACACTGG CGTATCTGCCGGCATTACACTATCATTATCGGAGGGGAGCATGCAGGTCATTACCGTCGATGGTGGACACGCGGTCGCCAACGACACGCATGCGGCGCGTTCCATCGGAGTGTTGTATCCGGGTGAACGCATGGACGTTATCGTGCAGCAGGCATCCGGTACCACAGCAAGAGCTCGTTCGGAACAGGGTGCCAAGCTGATTGTGACGCTGGACAAGGA AAATATGAATCTCCACAACTTTGCCCTCACCCCCGAGCAGGAGTTTCCGCTCTCATGGACGTCGCCATCTGTACCAGAAAGAAGACACGAGGAAGGTGTTGCAGCCTCAGAGCTCAACCTCAATGACCTGcgaggcgcgccgctcgGTTCATCGCCGACGGGCCTAGCCGAGCCCGCAGAGACGGCGGTGCTCTACTCGGCGATGACTATCCGCGGCGCGAACCACAACCGCCCTGTCGCCACCGTCAACCACACATCATGGGTGGTCTCAGAACCACACAAACCGCCTCTGCTGGCATTAGACCGTGCGCAATGGGTAGACGCCATCAAACAGCCGACAAGCGCGCAGAAGCTCAAGGTCCCCTGGATCAAagagacgggcgaggagcggtGGATGGAGCTGGTGCTCAACAACTACGACGATAAAGGTCACCCGTTCCATCTGGTGAGTTTTCCCGCGCCTGCACCTCCTTTTGGGCCTCGCCTGATAATATCGCAGCACGGCTACAGCTTCTACGTCGTCAGGTCACAGACGGCGACCATGGGGCTCAACAGGGGGTACAACCCGTTTGACAAGCAGCAAGCGGAGGCAGTGGCCGCGGAGGTAGACACCAAGACCCCGCTGCGGAAGGATACAGTCTATGTGCCGTCGATGGGCTACGTAGTGCTGCGGTTCGCGTTGGACAACAACGGGCTGTGGCTACTACACTGCCACGTTTTGTGGCACCAAGcggtgggcatgggcatcgtGCTGCAGGTAGGCGACATTGATGCGGGGGCGAAACAAAGAGCTGGACAACGATGCCTGGCGTAG
- a CDS encoding Phospholipase C (COG:M~SECRETED:SignalP(1-20~SECRETED:cutsite=VSA-AG~SECRETED:prob=0.4954)~EggNog:ENOG503NUWZ), producing MRSKGLAWAATALAPLAVSAAGSLRDIKHIVLFMQENRAFDHYFGTMAGVRGFGDPNVQVNSDNRTVFEQPIPEAKNGVSVLKPWHINYLGGEWKEATQCMAAGDNGWGAMHAAYNNGLGNNWVSADSPFSLGYFKREDVPTQWDIAEGWTLADMATQSVLAATDPNRIMWMSGSINIPGSPSNPDGSGGIIIDNSATPGCEAPRLNCFPFVWKTFPEYLEDAGISWQVWQDFDNFEDNMLAYFEQYQLAKNGSALRDKGNSYPGLDAFYKAAADGTLPQVSWIVGPQEMAEHAPNQPVDGAWLQKKVVDAVTSSPKYHETVLIISYDEQGGWADHVVPQAPDRDAAGEWLMDPYNQYGNVPVGPGWRTPRTIVSPWTRGGNVFTERADHTSDIMFVEQWAAAQGYRGVYSKELTQWRRDHMSNLVNAFDFSQSDTSSAHITQPPTPESLPDDGTHFSGNLSLGSLTGPWVGPAKCLQDHKSSRPEIPYGSSNANQNMSSLVEEGFKRVRGRLTEGRYLTFESRGLALTAIRDRYAGVTRATKRHDDIRQRWIVHAIPGTSDQFTIQSAWNYKWICGGTRYLGTLTSDESRAQAFTFRYNPNGAVYTVQVADKDQYVSVQQSSGWSLQTLLASSATPLQWNSRKEWFEIYSVSYLQ from the exons ATGCGATCCAAAGGCCTCGCTtgggccgcgacggccctcgcgccgctggccgtcagcgccgccggctcgcTCAGGGACATCAAGCACATCGTTCTGTTCATGCAGGAGAATCGCGCCTTTGACCAT TACTTTggcaccatggccggcgtgCGGGGATTTGGTGACCCCAACGTCCAGGTGAATAGTGACAACCGGACCGTCTTCGAGCA GCCCATCCCCGAGGCCAAAAACGGCGTCAGTGTCTTGAAACCATGGCACATCAACTACCTGGGCGGCGAGTGGAAGGAGGCCACGCAGTGCATGGCCGCTGGTGACAATGGTTGGGGCGCCATGCACGCGGCTTACAACAACGGCCTCGGAAACAACTGGGTCAGTGCCGATAGCCCCTTCAGCTTGGGCTACTTCAAGCGCGAAGACGTTCCCACGCAGTGGGACATTGCCGAGGGCTGGACcctggccgacatggccacgcagagcgtcctcgccgcgacAGACCCCAACCGTATCATGTGGATGAGTGGCTCCATCAATATCCCCGGCTCGCCGTCGAATCCAGACGGGTCCGGTGGCATCATTATTGACAACTCGGCCACGCCTG GTTGCGAGGCCCCGCGCCTAAACTGCTTTCCCTTCGTCTGGAAGACGTTTCCAGAGTATCTCGAAGACGCCGGCATCTCGTGGCAGGTCTGGCAGGACTTTGATAACTTCGAGGACAACATGCTCGCCTACTTTGAGCAGTATCAGCTCGCCAAGAACGGCTCGGCTCTACGCGATAAGGGCAACTCATACccgggcctcgacgccttcTACAAGGCCGCGGCCGATGGCACGCTGCCCCAGGTCAGCTGGATCGTGGGCCCTCAGGAAATGGCCGAGCACGCGCCCAaccagcccgtcgacggcgcctggCTGCAGAAgaaggtcgtcgacgccgtcaccaGCAGCCCCAAGTATCACGAGACGGTCCTCATCATCAGCTACGACG AGCAGGGTGGGTGGGCAGACCACGTCGTACCCCAAGCACCCGACCGGGATGCGGCCGGGGAATGGCTCATGGACCCATACAACCAGTACGGCAACGTGCCCGTTGGCCCAG GCTGGCGCACGCCCCGAACCATCGTATCACCCTGGactcgcggcggcaacgtcttcaccgagcgcgccgaccaTACGTCGGACATCATGTTCGTCGAGCAATGGGCCGCAGCTCAGGGCTACCGAGGCGTCTACAGCAAGGAGCTCACACAGTGGCGCAGGGACCACATGTCCAACCTCGTCAACGCGTTTGACTTTAGTCAG TCTGACACGTCTTCCGCCCACATCACCCAGCCGCCTACCCCCGAGAGTCTCCCCGACGATGGCACTCACTTCAGCGGCAACCTTAGCCTTGGTTCTCTCACAGGTCCGTGGGTCGGCCCGGCCAAATGCCTACAGGATCACAAATCCTCGAGACCCGAAATCCCTTACGGATCCTCCAATGCCAATCAAAACATGTCCTCCCTCGTCGAAGAGGGCTTCAAGCGCGTTCGCGGCAGGCTCACCGAGGGCCGATACTTGACGTTTGAGAGCCGCGGTCTCGCGCTGACGGCAATCCGAGACCGATACGCCGGCGTCACTAGGGCCACGAAGCGCCACGACGACATCCGCCAGCGGTGGATCGTCCACGCCATTCCCGGGACCAGCGACCAGTTCACCATACAGTCCGCATGGAATTACAAGTGGATTTGCGGTGGCACCCGTTATCTCGGCACCCTGACGAGCGATGAGTCACGGGCGCAGGCCTTCACCTTCAGATACAACCCCAACGGCGCCGTGTACACTGTGCAGGTGGCCGATAAGGACCAATACGTCAGCGTCCAGCAGTCAAGCGGTTGGTCGCTGCAGACTCTACTTGCCTCGTCCGCTACTCCGCTTCAGTGGAACAGTAGGAAAGAGTGGTTCGAGATTTACAGCGTGTCGTACCTCCAGTAG
- a CDS encoding uncharacterized protein (EggNog:ENOG503NUA6~COG:T~TransMembrane:2 (i12-30o50-73i)) yields the protein MAHYCKIPPQLTFAIQIWATVLAAFVSLGVNQWQLTHIDGVLYGRSARQAFVSCDSGTHTYFTATVIMGAIGLK from the exons ATGGCACACTACTGCAAGATCCCTCCGCAACTGACGTTTGCCATCCAAATCTGGGCCACAGTACTTGCAGCGTTTGTATCGCTTGGCGTGAACCAGTGGCAGCTCACACACATTGACGGCGTCTTGTACGGTAGATCAGCCAGGCAGGCTTTCGTGTCCTG TGACTCGGGGACGCACACGTATTTTACAGCAACCGTCATCATGGGCGCCATTGGCCTAAAGTGA
- a CDS encoding uncharacterized protein (EggNog:ENOG503PYSS), whose product MSGITDEAAIEGHDLIHNAELEEERLHEHDNDQPKAQKPSGELGDAPANKEAPHHKESTLDKVKEALHLKK is encoded by the exons ATGAGTGGAAtcaccgacgaggcggccatcgAAGGCCACGATCTCATCCACAACGCCGAGTTGGAGGAAGAAAGG CTGCACGAGCACGATAATGACCAACCCAAGGCACAGAAGCCCTCAggggagctcggcgacgcacCAGCCAATAAAGAGGCTCCGCATCACAAAGAGTCAACGctcgacaaggtcaaggaggctCTGCATCTGAAGAAATAG